In Brassica napus cultivar Da-Ae chromosome A3, Da-Ae, whole genome shotgun sequence, the sequence ATAAAGGAAAGCAAACCTTTGAAAACTTCATCCTCTTAACATATTTGGTTATCATTCtttattcattttttcataCTAAGCCAAACCACTTTCTTCAACACTCCAGTAACAATTGTTATATCAAAATGAGATCTTTTAAACCGGAATGGGAAAGCCCATAGACTGAACCGGTAATAACCAAGCGTCAAGAGATGTCATGTTACTACTAGATGAAGCTTGCTTGACTATAAGGGGGCAGTTTGAGTCATTTGGCAGTTACTACAGACTTGTTTGATCTTTTCTCTGATGACATTAAATCCTTTATCtagaagaacaaaaaaacttCCATCATTATAACCAAATGtgaaaacaaatatacaaacgTTAATCAATCCAATTCAACTTTGAAAAATCATCCAAGCAGACTAGTCAATATTGATGGCGACGGTCTTATAGAGGCATTACTTATCTGTTAAATAATACTATAACATTAATGAGAATGCAAAAAATGCTCTGCCTTTTACTTGTATAAATACCAGCACTACTTGTGTCTTATTTCATCACCTTCACCTTCAACATCAAACACATTACATCTCTCAAAGAGTTTCTTTGTAATCAAAATCAATGGCAGGTATCAAAGTTTTCGGACACCCAGCTTCCGCTCCCACCATGAGAGTCCTCCTCACCCTCCACGAGAAAAACCTCGACTTTGAGTTCGTTCATGTCGACCTCATGGGAGGTGAGCACAAGAAAGAGGCTTTCCTAGCCCGCAACGTAAGTATATCTATCTGTGTTGTTGTGAGACAGGATAAACACTCAGAACCGGGCAAAAAATTAAGCTCCTATAattaatgtttatttaatttttttaacttttaaaagttaatcagtaatatttttgtaaatttcatgaaaaaaaaacaaaactatacacataaaatattttgggtcaTTTCAGTCTAATTAATCaaactttaatttttgtataaaaataatgtatatatataaaaagttgaaCTACTTAACTACTAGGATTACATGAAGACATGGATTTGAGCCCGGAGCGGCCGTACCGTTTGTCCCCCGAATTAGCTGCCCGTTTTTGATGAATCTGGTCTAAATCTTGAATGTTTTGCGTTTGATTGATATTGCAGCCTTTTGGTCAAGTTCCAGCCTTTGAAGATGGAGACCTCAAGCTCTTTGGTACGAACGTTTTCGCAGATCATCTCAAATATGATTTGACAATATgcataaaaagaagaagaaacattcaCTAACatgatttgtttcttttgtgtAGAATCAAGAGCCATTACTCAATACATAGCTCACCGATACGAAGGCCAGGGAACCAACCTTCTCCCAGCTGACTCCAAGAACATAGCCCACTACGCCATCATGGCCATTGGAATGCAAGTAGAAGCTCACCAGTTCGAGCCAGTGGCTGCAAAGCTTGTTTCTGAACAAGTATTTAAGCTCAAGAAAGGCTTGACCACAGACCAAGCCGTTGTTGCCGAAGAGGAGGCTAAGTTAGCCAAGGTCCTTGATGTCTACGAGGCTCGGCTCAAGGAGTTCAAGTACTTGGCTGGTGACACTTTTACTTTGACCGATCTTCACCACATTCCTACGATTAAATACTTGCTTGGAACTCCCACCAAGAAGCTCTTCACCGAGCGCCCACGTGTCAACGAGTGGGTGGCTGAGATCACCAAGAGGCCAGCTTCCCAGAAGATCCTTCAGTGATAAGTTACTAAAAGCTTCTGCTTCAGTCGCAGTAATAATGCTCAGAGTTAATAAGTTACTGCCTCATTTCCAATTTCTCAGTACTCTGTTTTTATTCTCAGTTATAACTAAGTGTGTGTTCTTGAGAGATATTTCTTGAATCATAAACTATCTAATCTTCAAGCTCTTCTATAATAAAAAGATTAGTTACTTATTTAATACAAAGGTTGCAATGTCTTGACTACAGAGTTACTGATTAGTGAGCACAAAGACTTTGTTTGATTAGTCTTTGCAAATTTTTACTTTCTACCTTTGCAAGCTGACCTAAGACTTTGACTCCATAAACAATAGTAAAGAGTAAAGACACATGATGGAAAGAGAAATCTAAAAACAAAGCATAGCTCAGATCACTCAAATTGGATTTGCTTTTTACCTTAACCCCTTTTAAGACGCTAGGTGAAGCAACCCATCTCATCTTTAGTCTCCATTGTGTTGCTTGACTCATCCCTCACTTTGACTTTACAGCTACCCAATGAATCGAGGGCAGAGACTGAGACATATACTTACAGCATCTGGTCATCCCAAAGTTAGAAGCTTTACAATACTCACATATTGACTTTACCAAGAAATATCATTTTTAGTTAGTAGAGTTTGTACGTCATCATCCCGGCCCATGGCGTTCAAGGGACCAAAAAAGAATAATGGGAGATCATAATATCGACATAGATCCAACGGTCAAGAATAATGATAGCATTAAGAAGATATAAAGATATTTGATAgtacaacaatattttttgaaagcctaagtttcaaaaaaaaaaattgaaaataattacCGATATTgtactattttatattaatttatgaaattAGTTTTACTCATCTCTAAATAAATCATAGTAGGTGATTATCTCTCGCTCATGCACAaagatataaataattataaattataataatttattaaaatttaagattaaattattttgtaatttatatgtataaaatagtACTATGTTAATTTTTTAGACATGTGATTTTGGATATAATATTAAgtatgtttaattattatttatgtatattggattttatttacttctttaaaatCGACcatagtaattttttattttcatttagtttGATTGTTATCTCATATCtgtaaatat encodes:
- the LOC106438681 gene encoding glutathione S-transferase F3-like — translated: MAGIKVFGHPASAPTMRVLLTLHEKNLDFEFVHVDLMGGEHKKEAFLARNPFGQVPAFEDGDLKLFESRAITQYIAHRYEGQGTNLLPADSKNIAHYAIMAIGMQVEAHQFEPVAAKLVSEQVFKLKKGLTTDQAVVAEEEAKLAKVLDVYEARLKEFKYLAGDTFTLTDLHHIPTIKYLLGTPTKKLFTERPRVNEWVAEITKRPASQKILQ